TCAGCCCGTGTCCTCGCCGTGGGCGAGGCCTGACCCCTGGGGCACCCACACGAGGATGCCAGCCCGGCACACTGACACCTCTCAGCCCAGAGAGTCTCCATGTCCTTACTTGCCGTCTGTCTGTCCAGATGTGGgggcccctgggaggtggggctgtgCCCGGGAGGCGGGTGAGAAGGAGTGGGGCGGGGAATCGGGCCGCGTGCTTGGACTTCCAGGTTTGCCGAGTCTGCCTCGTGCGGGGGGCGTGGGGCCGGACCTCACCCCACAGCTCAGCGGGGAGCAGGGCCCCCTTGGGTACAGAGGACCCCAGGTTCTCACCCAGCCCTGAGGGTAGGTGTGATTGCCCTCCatctcacagatggagaaactgaggcccggagatgTGAGGTGACTCGTCCACACAGCTACCTAGCCGGAGGGAAGGGATACAACCCACCTGCCGTCCCGCCGGGCTTTCTAACTCGATATCCCCTGACACCAAGCAAAGGCTCCATGAATACGTAATCAGTGACGTAACTGAACTTGGCCCTGGGCTCCTCATGGAACTTTCTGGGCTCCCCCTGCCTTGCTCAggcccatccccccccccccccccccagcacaggCGCTGCTGGGCCCGGCAGAGGGAGGTCCCGACCCCCCCGCCCTGGGCACACCACACCTGTCACTGATCACAAAACGAAGGTGCTCTTCGGACAGAAAAAAGACAACCGGCCCCCATCACTCACCTCTGGGGAGGCACccagttcccctcccccaccgcgcCGCTCTGCACAACCCGAGGAAACACTGTTTCTTATTTGTTCAGAATTTACTGTCCAGCAAGTGTTCTGTGCTCATTTTATGTGACAGGCGCCAAGCGATTTTTCTCCCAGTCCTCCCTCTGAGTCCCAGACGCCCCCATAAATCGCGGCGGGCACCGCCTCTCTGGTCCTGAGAGGAGCAACCGCCCGCCTTTGGTGGCCTCTGCGGGGAGCGGGCGGCTTCTGCCCTGAGAACCCCACCGCGCCTGGCGGCTGTCTGCCCCGCCCAGCGCGCAGTGCGCACCAAGGTGGGCGCAGGAGGATGGGCGGGTGGAGaggaggcagcccctccccctgtcatctgcagccagggtggggggggcggggatgggtggCTGGAGGGGCGATAGACCTCCTGACCCGCTCGAGTTTTGCCGGTGGAGCGCTTTGCAGGACCCAGGCCCCACTGGGCAGACGCTaggtgcaggggtggggcccGCACTGAAGGCGGGGCGGGAGGACCCGTGGGGGGAGTCGGGGAGGCAGGTGAGTCTGGGCCCCGGTATGGCCTCGACGAGGGGTCTGGGCTTCGCTCACAGGAGAGGGGTCGCCAGTGGCTTCTGGGCAGGAACTTTGGGGAGTTTACAAGGCTGCCAGCTGCCCTGGCCGGGAGGGTCCTGAATTAGGGAGGGAGTCGAAGGCTTGAGGACAGAGCGATTCAGGCGGTGGGGTGCGGCTCGGAGGGAGGGACCGGCATCGCCCCTGTGAAGAGGGGGCAGGGCCCcgcggaggaggggaggggggcaggggacgcCCCCCGGGGCATCTCAGGCGGCCCCCCACTGGCTGTGTGCGCTGCTGGGTAACCCTGaagttctctgggcctcagtccccGTGGGGTGCTGCTGCATTCAAGTGGGTCTGGCGCAGAGTAAACCCGCGAGAAATGCTGCCGTTTCCGCCACGTTTCACACGAGAAGCCGCCGAAGAGGGTGCACAACTTGCCCCGAGTCCCAGTCAGTAGGGTAACACGGCGGCGCTCCAGGGCCCAGCAGCCACTCCGGCAgcggccaccagagggcgccccgGCCTCGGGACGGATCGTGCCGGGCGCACCTGGCTTTGCGCGCGGGTCACACCGGGCGGAGTGGCGACGGCCAGACGCTGCGCCCCGTGGTGCGGGGGTGAGTCGCCGCCCACGCCCCTGGTAGGAAGGACCGTCTGGGCTCCAGTCCGCGCCCCCTCACTCACAGTTCCGGGAGCTTTCCCGCACAGCCTAACTTTGCTTTAACCTGAATGTCCAcggtgccccgcccccagccgccccGGACTCCAGCGCCAGGGCCGACCGCGCCGGCTCTCCCGCGGCGGCCGCGCAGGGCTGGTGTGGGACGGGCCCCGCAGGGACTCGCAGAGGGGCCTCTGAGCGGCTCCTCCGCGTGGCTGCCTCGGTTGGTCACCAGATGGCGGCGGGGGTGCAGGGACGGAAAGGGAGACACCGTGCAGAGGGCACAGCGGCAACAGTCAGGGACTGCGGGTGTGTCCTGGCGCGTGGCGCGGGGCTGAGGCCTGGAACCACCACTGTGAGCAGGAGCCCGGAGGTCCGCGTGGGGATCCCCCCCCAGGGTTCCTCGCTCTGCTGCTCATGAGACCgctgggccggggaggggagcCAGCACCGGACCCCACTGCCCTGGGCAGCAGTGGGGGTCGAGGGGGGGCTGCTTGGTCCCTGGCACCGAGGGCGCCGGAGTCAGGGCGGGAGGAGAGTCACCCAGATCCTGGGAGCTCcagtgagggcagaggctggagtgacCTCGTTAGATCTTCGGTCTGTCCTGtccctgcagggtgggggaggggcccagggagccaCACCCCTACGCTGAGGGGGCGCCGCTCATCCAGACGCGGGCGCGCAGAGGCTCCCAGAGTCCGTGGTGCACGTGCGGCTCCGGCACAGCCGTCCCGTGGCGCCCAGGCAGCTGTCCTGCCCAAGTGGACGGCttcccttgcccccaccccccattcccacATTCCTCCTCGCTCTGTGGCCCCACCAGGTGTCACAGTGCTACGGGGACAGGTGAGGGTTCCCCAGGAGCTGGtccaagggggtgggaggggggctgcggTCCGAGAGGGGCTGGGGACACTCCTGTCACTGGGCCTGGCTAACGGGCCTCTCCTCCTGGCGCAGACGCACAGAGCTTCGGCCTGCTGGACCCCAGACTGTGCTACCTGTTGGACGGGATCCTCTTCATCTACGGCATCATCATCACCGCCCTGTTCCTGAGGGCCAAGGTGGGCGCCCCCCACTCTGGGGGAGGGCATGGGCCCCCCTCGGTGGATGTTCAGAGGGGCCTTGGACTCGCAAAGTCTCGGGCCTGGGTTGTGCCTATGGCTCGGCGTCCACGGGCCGAGCAGGGGCCAGCCCAGCAGGCACAttgggtgggctggggaggtgggcgggACCCGGGGACTGGCTAGCGTAGTGAGGAGCGTGGACATAGGACACCAaggtgtgggggggcagggaggcagagacTGCTGGAAGGAAATGGCCTTATACTTCGGTCTCTCCCCAAGTCGGCTGCCCATCTGCCCACGCAGGTccctggagggaagtgggaagttTGCCCCCCCCTTCCGTGGACCTCACAGGGCCTGGGCTCcttggaggggcgggggcagccctGGTGGGCGGAGGACGAGGGAGGTCTGGTGGGGAAGGGGGTTCCAGCCCCGGTGTCACTGCAGTGCCCCACCACAGGCTGTTTGGCAGTTGAGACTTCGATATTTTATTGGAAAAGAGAACTGTGcgcccttccttcctttttaacatCCAAGTGGGCCGCCCCAGGTCCCTGGGGTGCGCCCCTGGCTCTGGCCGGCGGGGCCTGGCAGAACCTCCGGCTGAGCGCGGAGCGGGAAAGGGGCGGCTCGCGTGCGCCCTGCGCAGGTCCTCAGGGCCCTCCGCCAGCGCCAGGCAGGAGGCGCGTGGCACAGGAGCGGGACCTCGCGCAGCCGTGGGCCACCGTGGGGCTGTCCTCCTCCGAGGTGCTGGGGGAAAGGGCCTGAGGATCTTCTGCTGGACCGGGACCTGGGGAGGGCACTGCGCGGGGCGGCCTGAAGTCCGCCCGGGCCAGCGCAGCGCTGCTCGTACccccgcggggggcggggcggggcggggtgccGGGCGGGAGCGCGGCAGCGGGCGGTGGCGGCCCCGCTGGGGCACTCACGCGGTGCTGTCCCCTCTCTTCCAGTTCAGCCACAGCACGGACGCCGCGGCGCAGGCGCAGGGCCCGGGGCAGCTCTACAACGTGAGTCCGCTCGGCCCCGCAGCCCGCGGGGACGcgagggcctggggcggggcaaGGCCGGCAGGGAGGGGGGGCGTCCTCCGCTGCACCCCGGAAAACCCGGGCGGTAATGCACCTGCGTCGGGGGTCGCTGCGGGGCCGACAGGCTCTCAGGACCCGGTGCTGGAAAGGCCGGCTCCGCGCGGCGCGGGTGGGCACAAGGCCGGGCTGGCGGGCTCCTCCCGTGCGGGGGACCCGGCGCAGCCGaactgacccccacccccacccgtggTAACATGACCCCGAGGGGTGCTCTGAGATGCTGGGACCCGAGGAACCAGCTACCGCTGCCCCCAATCCCTGCTGCGCTCTCTGAGAGCGCCCCCAGGACCCCGGaggtgccccgcccccgcccctgacACGCCCCTGTTTCAGGAGCTCAACCTGGGGCGGAGAGAGGAGTACGACATGCTGGATAAGAGACGCGGCCGGGACCCCGAGATGGGAGGAAAACAGGTAGGACTCTCCTCGCTCTGCCCCTGCCAGTGTgcgcgtgggggggggggggcatggcgGGAGGACCCTTCAGAGCCACCAGCACTCAGGGTCACTGCCCCAGACCCTGCCTTGCGAggggcctgggcccaggacaGCTGGAGGCCCCTCtccagctgcccccagccccgccccggggGCCGCATCAGTGCGCCCACGGGGGAGAGCAGCACCGCCCTCCTGCCCGAGCTCCCCGCGTGCCCAGACTGCTCCCCCGGGCCCCTGAGATGTGCTCACACTGGCACCGTCTGCCCCAGGGGGACAGACCAAGGAAGCCATGTGGGAAGGGGTGCTGGGTGCCCCTGAGAGTGGGTCGCCGGGTGGCTCTGTCCCCCGGCTGTGCCCAGGCAGCAACTGGCTGAGGCCAGGACCCTCCTGTCTGACACCATCTGGGACccgacgccccccccccccaccgcaccaCCCCCATCTGAGCTCTGTGTGGGGTGCGCTGTTGTGAGAGAGAATGAGGGGACCCCGTCCATGTCCTTgacgccccacccccagccccccggccTCAGCCCTTCCCTCCTTACCTGGACCAGGAGGGGTGAGCCAGCCGGTGGGGACGGGCCGGTCAGGGGGTCCGCTGAGCGGCCGCCGGCCGCGCTCCCAACCGCGGGACttggtgtttttctccttccGCGAAGCCTCGCTTGGGAGCTTGTGCCGCCAGGGCCAGCACGTCCTCCAGGGGGCCTGTCTGGGCGCGGCTGGGCTGCGTgccggggcctgggaggggcgggcGCCGGGGGGCGCAGGGCACGCCGCCCCGCTGCGAGGGGCCCGGCGTGCGGGGACGGACGAGGCTGCCGGGCCCAcagagggcgggggtgggcgggggcagcTGTCCCCGGCGGGAGGGTCCCACACCTGACCTTGCCTGTCTCCGCCCGCAGAGGAGGAAGAACCCGCAGGACGGCGTCTACAACGTGAGTGGGGCTGCGGGAGGgtcccctcctgccacccccggGCCTCCTgtccctcagccccagcccaggcgGCAGGTCccgggggcagtgggggcagtgggggcggggccccgcaGGTCAGGCTGGGCGGGCCTCCGAGGgttccttccccccccccccaccgcgtGGCCCTCCACGCCCTCCACGGGGAAGCCGACCTCACCATCCCGGTTGGCCCGACGCTGTTCACAGGCGtcggcctgggcctgggcctgctgagACGCGGGGGCctggcggcggggggtggggcctgtgaagaggcgccccgccccctctgcagggGGTTGGCCGCGTGCTCAGACGCAGGATTCCGGGGCCCGGCGAGCCCCGAGTGGTCCGCGTCCGCGTCCTTTGGGCAGAACGCCGCGACCGTCCTTCCCAGCCTCGGCGGAGCTGCTCAGCTCCGGGCAGCGGGCTGGCGGCCAGAGCCCCGagggcggaggaggaggaagaggaggaggggcggggggggggcgggagctGGCTCCCGGCAGACGTGCGAATGAGGACCCCCCAACTCGGGAACCGAGAGGCCCGGTGTTGGAGGGGCCCCGAGTCTGCCGCAGTGGGGGACCGTGTCCCGTGCTCCCCCTCCAGGCGCTGCAGCGGGAGAAGATGGCGGAGGCCTACAGCGAGATCGGGATGAAGGCCGAGGTGGGTGCCGCTCGCTCTCAAACCCGaggactggggggcgggggcgggggcgtgcTCGGGGAGTTGCCTCctggtctcccccacccccgcctgccgTGGGCCTCCGTCCTGCCATCCACACCGCCTGCTGAAGGCACGCAGTGACCAGGGGGGCGAAGGGTAACCCGCTCCGCCCCACCCGGCTCTCTGGGCCTCCAGGGGGCGGAAACGGAGGCCCACGGCCTGACCCGCCCCCTCTCTCGTCTCCCCCGCAGAACCAGCGCCGCAGAGGCAAGGGGCACGACGGCCTCTACCAGGTAAGGGCGCCACCCGGCCGGGGTGTGGCCAGGCCCCCACACGCTCTCGCCAACAACCAGGCAGGGCGAGGGGcagggggccggggtgggggtgctggggtccCATTATTCAGGCACCTGGCTGGGTttgcccctgggggctgggggcgtcCTGGGCACTGACCCCTGGAGCCAAGCAGCTGCTGCCTGGGGCCATGCCATTCAGCCCCGGCCACCCCCCCGCTGTGAGGCCCCTCCAcggcccaccccacctcccagccgCAGACCCAGGAGGACGGCGGGAAgagtggggaggctggagggagaacGGCACGGACAGTGACGAGTTTGACACGGAAGTGCTGCAGGGAGGTGGCTGGTTTGCGCAAGTCAGGGGCGATGCCTAGGCAAACGTCACCCCAGGGGTCTCCTCTCCCCGCTGGCTGCCTACCACTGGCCAGGTCCCAGCTCCAGCCCCCCACTGACTCCAACCCCGGGCAGGCTGGCCCCAGTCACCACGATGTCACGGGGGCCCCGGGACATGGCGCCGCTCCCCGGGCCCCTGGACGCAGGTGGACGCTTCCTGCTGGCCCACTGTCTCCTCCGACTTCCCATCCCCAGGGGCTCAGCTCGGCCACCAAGGACACCTACGACGCCCTGCACATGCAGGCGCTGCCCCCGCGCTAGCGGCGGGCGCTCGCTCCCAGGCCCGCCCTGCAGACGCCGAGATTGTAAGGCCCAGGACACCCCGCGCATGCCCCGGCTCGCCCGCACCTCACCACCGCAGCCGACCTCCCCCGTGACGACCGTCGGGTCCCTCGCCGTCCCAGCCCTTCGAGCACCGGATGCCGCCAGCACGCCGTGGGGGAGAGCGTCCCCGGCTGCGGCCTGTCCTCTGGGAGCCCAGGGGTCCTCGGTCTTCTGTCTGgggactgcagccctggccagggggcgCTGGGGATGGCGGGCTCGGCCCCCCGCCGAGCTGTGCGGTTAAGCCCCAGCGGAGCCTCGCACGCCCGCACCCTCCGAACAGTCTGTCCCGTGCTGTCCATTTGCGCTGCTGTAAATCTGGCTTCTGTCATTGGccgcccgcccccccagccccgctcGGCAGCTTGTCACGGGGCCCGGAGGCCGCAACCCCCTGCGAAGGTCTGGCTGAGAGGCCGGGCCGGCTGTGGGTAGGCTCCGGAGCCCGGCCTCCCCTGGCCAGTGCCCCTCCCACGCGGTGGTCTGGGGCCAGACGCCCGGGGCCTTTCCCGGGGGAGTGTGTCAGGGGTCTGCTGGAGCAAAAGCCCGTGGCGGTGCCGAGCATGACCCAGCGGGGAGGCGGCCGGGTGCGTCCCGGGCGCCGGTGCCCATCACCCAGAGTGCAGGGCACGCCCACGCCCGTGCAGGCCTGCAGGGGAGAGTCCACAGCGCCTGGACCCACGGAGACGCCAGGGGACGGGGCCCGACGGATGCCCGTCTGCCGGGCCGGGTTGCACTCCTGCCGGTTTGCTAGAGCCGTCTGCCTGCCCAATAAACGCTTTGGTGGCATCGCCGCTTCAGGCTGAGCTTTATTACTTCGGCAGTCAGTCCCCGGGGGACCGGCCTGCCACCAGCGggggacacggggtggggggggggcagatggagaggggaaaggggccctccctggggacagggcGACGGCCGTGGGCTGTGAGACCGGCCCGAGGGGCTGCCTGCCCTCAGGCGCTGGGGACACGCAGCGCTGCGGTCGGAGGGTGTTGGGGAGGCGGGGACAGGGGACAGCCCCGGTGACGCTGCACAGGCCTCAGGCCACAGGGGCCAGGAGGACaggggaggatggaggaggatgggggcaggaggccagccccccccccccccgcaggcagCCCCTCTTCTAGGGGCAGCAGCTGTGGGTGGGGCCTGACTCGCCAGCCCACCCGCGGGTGCCGGGGAGAGGCTCTGGGGTGGGCCCTCGCTCGTTCGCAGAAGCAGCTGGTCAGGGCTGCCGGCGGCCCTGCGTCTGGGACCCCGGTGGGAACGGCGTGTGCTGCTGGCAGGCACACGCATCATCACGGCTCCCGCAGCTCCTCTGTCCCGGCCCCCGGCGAGCcgccggggaggggggagaagcgTCGGGAACAGTCACGGGGCTGGGGGCTTACTAACGTTCTGTCCCCGACGTCAGCCCCGTCCCCCGAAAGAACGCAGTGCCCTCAGCAGCGTCAGAacaccgggggcgggggggcaggggccagggagcgCCAAGGGGCCGGGAGGGCTGGCGAGGGGCGAccccccagggggcagggagacCTCAGACCCCCGCTTCGCCCACCGGAGCTCCCCGAGCCCCCAGCAGCCTCCCCGGGCCCGCTGAGTCTGCTACTCACGGGCTTCCTGAAGGCAGGCACGGCTCGCCCGCCGGTCGGGCCGGGGAAGCCTCATGCCGCGCCCCGGTTCCCAGGTCCGTGGAGCCGGGCGGCCGGCAAGGCCTGTTTGACGAGAGAGTCTGATCCACCGCGTTGAGAATCTGGAGGCaaagttggggggagggggagggggcgggggaggggggcacacgCAGGGTGACCACGGAGAGAGACaccccaggagggaggggacagagtgaCGTGCTGACAGGCGGCTGACAGCACcccagcactggggtggggggggggcctcgTGTCTGGAGAGGAGAGGTGGCAGCGAGAGACTCCCCTCTCGAGGGCAGGTCACCGGTCCGCAGGCCACGGCAAGTGGGTCGGGACACGCCCACCTCCTGCggggcctcccccctccctcccgagGGTGTGGCCAGCCGGCTTTGCCTCCCAAGTCCCGTCACCCTGGTGAGCACCCACCGTCTGTACCGAACAGGATCCCGCCTAGAACTTGGAAGAGTTGTCAGGGAACGAGGTCACCCAGCTAGCTGTGAGCTGTAAATAcggggagtggggctggagaagggtgggcagagggccccagccccccccccccccccgccccagagcccGACGGCTGGCAGCGACCCCTAACTCACAGAGTGTGTACGCCACGTCCGGGGGCCACGGCAGCGCGGAGACACTGTGCCGAGCGGAACCAGCGAGAGGGCTCCGCCGGGTGCCCTTGGGCAGGAGGCCGGGGGCCggccaggccgggccgggccggggggcaCGCGCAGGGCAGCTGAGACAGTGACACTGGCAAAGCCGGGTTCAGTGTCAGTTCTGGGGTCAAGTCCCAGGGAAAGGGGTCTCTGGAGAGCTCCCTCTCGGAGGGAGCCCGTCAGGGGTCTGCTGTTTGACGGCAGCGAGCCCTGGGAGCCTCTGAAAAGCCCGTTCCTGCCCCCTGGCActcaggcgggggaggggggcgggggtgcagcaCCCAGGTCTGGACCCAACACTGTCAAAGAAACTCAAGACAACGTGGAAACACTTGGAAAACGGTTTAATGATGTTTTACAACAGAAATGAGCTGTACAGTTACAGTCGGgcttcatatatataaaaattacagcAGACACACACACTACACAGAACCCGGCCTTTCCTGCGACCCACTGCCGCCCGCACAGCCCCTCCCGGGCCCGCAGCCCCTCGGGCAGCCTGGGGACTCGGGGGGACGGGGGTCCCAGGAAGGGAACTTTTAAGGAGAGAGCACCACTCATCCCTACCCACGCCCCGACTCCTCAGGCCTAGGGAGGAGTCAGTGAACGCCCCCAAGCGAGAAGCTGCTTGTGTTTCCGGGGCCCCAGATAACGAGGCCCCGATTCCAAGTTACCAGGTGGTTTTTGTCAAAtaccccccccccgggggggaaCAGCTGCTGGGGTGTGGTGGGGCTGCAGTGGGGGCTGCACGACAGCCGCCCGGACGGCAAAGTCACTCTGGGGAGACGGGAAGGCCTCCGGGCCTGGGGCTCGGGGACTGCCGCCGCCGTGGGGCAGCCGCCTCGGGGCAGCGCCGGGGGTGGGGAACTGTTCCCGCCGCACCACCGGGAGTCTCCACGCGGGGAACTCCCGCTCACATTGTCAAGTCCAGCACGGGAAACCGGGAGCTCCAGGAGGCCCGGGGCCACCCCGCCCCGCGTCCTTCCCTGGACGACAGTAGGAAGACACCCctgaatcaacattttaaaaaaagagcaagaagagaAACAGGGTACGGGGAGCCGTTCAGAGGCGAGAGAAGGGAAGCACCCTCGGAAACGCGCCCCCACGTCGTGACCCGGACCGGAGCCCGGCGGGGCGCGGGGCAGGAATCAGCGGACGGCACTCCAGGTTGAACGGTGGAAGTTTATTACTGAACAGCAAGTACACTCAGAGGCTTTCATTGTCTTTGTTACCGCGAACACCCAGGCAGTGGAAACTGTTAGGTTAATACATACATAGACACACCCCGaacatacaaaaatactattatttcAAACTACTAAGAATAGGACAGTTCAGTTACCTCCATGCTATGACTTTACACTAAACAAAGGACAAGTTAACGACATTTTTTTAATATCCcagaaatataccaaaatatacaTCTAAGCTTTGGAATCACTGAGGTTAGACTAATGCGAGTGCTGGGTCATCGTACTTAACACGCGAGTCTAAGGTTCTGCAGGACAGAGATCATCTTTGGTATTTGCATCAGACTAACGTTACTTACTAACATTTGGGTTTTGCTTTGGGATAGAGCTTGTATGACCCTAGAACCACCCCCCCATCAACCGAGAGTAAAAAGGTCTGTGTAAAAAGCCCCGTTGcttgcaccccccgcccccccggtaAAAAGCCGCAGGCGTCCACCCAGCACAGACGGTCGTGACGACGATGCATAGTTGCACGGTGCAGAGAGGGGACCAGCCACGCGGGGAGATGACAGCTCAGTGGTCGCCTGCACGCTTCTCACACCCGGGGTGGCCGCCTCCGAGTGTCCcggggagggacagggacagaaGGGTCCGGGGCCCTGGGCGCACGCCCGGCCAGCGCCCAGAGGTTAGCACCCGGCGGAGCGCCCAGGCCTGTGCCGGagtccccagcccacccctcagcTCTGTGGAGCCCTGGGGCCGGCCCTTCCCGTCCCGGGCCCGGCCCTGCCGTGGCCGTGGCAGGTGTGGGTGGACGGCCACGCGGTGGGTTTGTCTGCTGAAATGCCAGTCTGCTCCACGGCGGGTCACGAGTGGGCCGGGGCCCGAGTGCGCACCTCTGCAAACCCGATGGGGAGGGCAGCCGCCGGCCGGCCCTGCGGCACCGCGGGCCAGGACGCCACGGGCCGGGCCGGCACCGGGGACTGCCCTTCTctttggtttttggtttgttttgagtTTATACAATCATTAAGAAATCTTTGGTTTTggctggaaatttaaaaaacaaaacaaaaccaaacaaagaaacCGCCCTCCCTGGCGAACGGCGTGGCGCTCTCCGACGCGGAGTGGGGGCCGAGGCTGAGCTACATTCAAAGGAAAGGTGGCTGGGCGTGGGGCGCGGCTCCCGGGAGCCGTGGACGCGAGATTGTCAACTCATAACGACGACGACGACAACTTAAACGCTGGGTCTGTTTCGGCCACGTCAGAGGAACGACAGGAGATGTGTGTGCGGCGTCGGCGCCGGGGGCCTCTTTGGTGCCGTCCCTCCCACCCAAGGTCCCGAAACGCGGCGGAGCAGGAAGGCAGGGGCGGGAGCCGGTGTGTGGCCAGCGGTCGGGAAGGGGCGTGGCTGGCCAGCCCCCGAAGGCGGTGGGGGCAGCAGGTGTGCACCTGTGCAGACCCCCTGCAACGAAGAGAAACGGAAGATTGCAATTTGCCCTCAGTTTGCAGTAGCTTTCAAGCAGCGACATTCAGAGGCGTCGGGAGGCCCACCCCAGGCCACAGGTCCCTCGGGACtgcgggagggagggcgggctTGGCAGCGCTGCGGGGTTCGGGGAGCCGAAGCGAGCCACCCGGTCACGAG
This portion of the Phyllostomus discolor isolate MPI-MPIP mPhyDis1 chromosome 14, mPhyDis1.pri.v3, whole genome shotgun sequence genome encodes:
- the CD247 gene encoding T-cell surface glycoprotein CD3 zeta chain isoform X2, whose translation is MKWGALVLTALLQAQVPAADAQSFGLLDPRLCYLLDGILFIYGIIITALFLRAKFSHSTDAAAQAQGPGQLYNELNLGRREEYDMLDKRRGRDPEMGGKQRRKNPQDGVYNALQREKMAEAYSEIGMKAENQRRRGKGHDGLYQGLSSATKDTYDALHMQALPPR
- the CD247 gene encoding T-cell surface glycoprotein CD3 zeta chain isoform X1; this encodes MKWGALVLTALLQAQVPAADAQSFGLLDPRLCYLLDGILFIYGIIITALFLRAKFSHSTDAAAQAQGPGQLYNELNLGRREEYDMLDKRRGRDPEMGGKQQRRKNPQDGVYNALQREKMAEAYSEIGMKAENQRRRGKGHDGLYQGLSSATKDTYDALHMQALPPR